The Pseudarthrobacter sp. NS4 genome includes a window with the following:
- a CDS encoding DUF488 family protein has product MASMKALYTVGHGTASQSDFTELLTSAGVTSLVDVRIGPGSRKHPHFGKDRMAVWLPEAGITYRWEQRLGGFRKLPPDSPDIALRNESFRAYASYMRSDGFRAAAGELVAGARAAQTAIMCSETLWWRCHRRLISDHCLLLAGTPVEHLMPRSANTVHIATKGVRVFGDSLRYDVLDEHSQPGPGGS; this is encoded by the coding sequence ATGGCTTCAATGAAGGCCCTTTACACCGTAGGTCACGGAACCGCCTCGCAGTCCGATTTCACGGAACTGCTGACTTCCGCCGGGGTGACGTCCCTGGTGGATGTGCGGATTGGCCCCGGCAGCCGCAAGCATCCGCATTTCGGCAAGGACCGGATGGCCGTATGGCTTCCGGAAGCGGGAATCACCTACCGGTGGGAGCAGCGGCTGGGTGGTTTCCGCAAGCTTCCTCCCGATTCCCCGGACATCGCGCTCCGCAACGAGTCGTTCCGGGCCTACGCGTCCTACATGCGCTCGGACGGCTTCAGGGCCGCTGCCGGCGAGCTGGTTGCCGGCGCGAGGGCTGCACAGACTGCCATCATGTGCAGCGAGACGCTCTGGTGGCGGTGCCACCGGCGGCTCATTTCAGACCACTGCCTTTTGCTTGCCGGGACTCCGGTTGAGCACCTGATGCCGCGCTCAGCAAACACGGTGCACATCGCTACCAAGGGAGTGCGGGTGTTCGGTGATTCCCTCCGGTATGACGTCCTTGACGAACACTCCCAGCCCGGTCCTGGCGGCTCTTGA
- the malQ gene encoding 4-alpha-glucanotransferase: MTASDQQHQPRPGMPADPPGPPAGAGGSAAPGPRAGEAVDPHLLQQLADAHGVGTSFQGWDGLPHSVAEETLIKVLAALGVRAHTNQHVQAALAEAELAPWRRMLPPAVVIQQGEPAQVPVNVREGATASLTITLEGGSGSREGVQQDVSMQPRDVDGVSVARATFALPQDLPLGWHTLHAESGNAAASATLVVVPARLETAKALEKRRGWGLATQLYSVRSKRSWGIGDFADLADLAALSGARGADYVLVNPLHAAEPVPPVQPSPYSPSTRRFFNPLYIRIEAIPELAYLKPRKRALVERLHEEVAGLNKDGERLDRDAVYAAKLQALELLYHTRRSPARQAAFDEFCRISGSGLDDFALWSAVREDLPPGDPLWTDPAWALGTPETEALREKLADRIGFHRWLQWICDEQLESAQQTALRSGMRLGVVHDLAVGVDHSSADAWTLRDVLAPATSVGAPPDMYNQQGQDWGQPPWHPARLAEAGYAPFRNMLATVLRHAGGIRVDHILGLFRLWWIPVGNAPGDGAYVRYDHEALIGILALEAHRAGAVVIGEDLGTFEPWVRDYLAARGIMGTSILWFEYDGDSPLAPEKYRTQALASVNTHDLPPTAGYLAGDHVALRSQLGLLERSEAEERAEHNASLEKMLALLRERGYLPDGAAGGYGSGPSGSEEQTIEALHLLLTQTPSVLLGVALVDAVGERRVQNQPGTTEALYPNWQVPLGGPDGKPVFLDDLPANARFNALLAAVEEALHS, encoded by the coding sequence ATGACGGCTTCAGACCAGCAGCACCAACCACGGCCAGGGATGCCTGCGGATCCACCGGGCCCTCCTGCCGGCGCCGGTGGAAGTGCTGCCCCGGGGCCCCGTGCAGGGGAAGCCGTGGACCCTCACCTGCTTCAGCAGCTTGCCGACGCACATGGTGTGGGCACCTCGTTCCAGGGCTGGGACGGGCTGCCCCACTCGGTTGCCGAAGAAACCCTCATTAAGGTCCTGGCTGCCCTGGGCGTCCGTGCCCACACCAACCAGCACGTCCAGGCAGCACTGGCAGAAGCCGAACTGGCGCCCTGGCGGCGGATGCTGCCTCCCGCCGTCGTCATCCAGCAGGGTGAGCCAGCGCAGGTCCCGGTGAATGTGCGCGAAGGTGCCACGGCGAGCCTGACGATCACCCTCGAAGGCGGGTCGGGGTCCCGCGAGGGCGTGCAGCAGGATGTCTCGATGCAGCCCAGGGACGTCGACGGCGTGTCCGTTGCACGTGCCACATTTGCCCTCCCGCAGGACTTGCCGCTGGGCTGGCATACGCTGCATGCGGAGTCCGGAAACGCTGCAGCGTCGGCCACCCTGGTGGTGGTGCCGGCCAGGCTGGAGACCGCCAAGGCACTGGAGAAGCGCCGGGGCTGGGGGCTGGCAACACAGCTGTATTCGGTGCGGTCAAAACGGTCATGGGGGATAGGCGACTTTGCGGACCTGGCGGACCTGGCAGCGCTGAGTGGAGCCAGGGGCGCCGACTACGTACTGGTCAACCCGCTGCACGCGGCGGAACCGGTTCCGCCGGTCCAGCCTTCTCCTTACTCGCCGTCCACGCGGCGGTTCTTCAATCCTTTGTATATCCGTATCGAGGCCATTCCTGAGCTGGCCTACCTCAAGCCCCGCAAGCGCGCCCTGGTGGAGCGGCTTCATGAGGAAGTCGCCGGCCTGAACAAGGACGGCGAGCGGCTGGACCGGGACGCCGTCTACGCCGCCAAGCTGCAGGCCCTGGAATTGCTCTACCACACCCGGCGGTCACCGGCGCGGCAGGCTGCCTTCGACGAATTCTGCCGGATTTCGGGCAGCGGCCTGGACGACTTTGCCCTCTGGTCCGCTGTCCGCGAGGACCTCCCGCCGGGTGATCCGCTGTGGACCGATCCAGCCTGGGCCCTGGGCACTCCGGAGACCGAAGCCCTCCGGGAAAAACTCGCTGACCGGATCGGCTTCCACCGGTGGCTCCAGTGGATCTGCGACGAGCAGCTTGAAAGTGCCCAGCAGACTGCATTGCGCTCGGGAATGCGCCTGGGCGTGGTCCATGACCTGGCCGTCGGCGTCGACCACAGCAGCGCCGATGCCTGGACACTCCGTGATGTGCTGGCTCCTGCCACCAGCGTTGGTGCCCCGCCGGACATGTACAACCAGCAGGGCCAGGACTGGGGCCAGCCGCCATGGCACCCTGCCCGCCTGGCGGAAGCAGGTTACGCGCCGTTCCGGAACATGCTGGCCACGGTGCTGCGGCATGCCGGCGGCATCCGCGTGGACCACATCCTGGGCCTGTTCCGGCTCTGGTGGATCCCGGTGGGCAACGCCCCGGGCGACGGCGCATACGTCCGGTATGACCATGAGGCGCTGATTGGCATCCTCGCTCTCGAAGCGCACCGTGCCGGGGCCGTGGTGATCGGCGAGGACCTGGGCACCTTCGAGCCGTGGGTGCGGGATTATCTTGCAGCCCGCGGCATCATGGGTACGTCCATCCTCTGGTTTGAGTACGACGGCGATTCCCCCCTTGCGCCCGAAAAGTACCGCACGCAGGCGCTCGCCAGCGTCAATACCCACGACCTGCCGCCCACCGCGGGATACCTCGCCGGGGACCATGTAGCCCTGCGGAGCCAACTGGGCCTGCTGGAGCGCTCCGAAGCGGAAGAACGTGCCGAGCACAACGCGTCCCTCGAGAAAATGCTCGCCCTGCTGCGGGAACGGGGCTACCTGCCCGACGGCGCTGCAGGCGGGTACGGCAGCGGACCTTCCGGCTCCGAAGAGCAGACCATTGAGGCGTTGCACCTGCTGCTGACGCAGACGCCGTCGGTATTGCTGGGCGTGGCCCTTGTGGATGCGGTGGGGGAGCGGCGCGTCCAGAACCAGCCCGGAACAACTGAGGCGCTCTACCCGAACTGGCAGGTTCCGTTGGGTGGTCCGGACGGCAAGCCTGTGTTCCTTGATGACCTTCCCGCCAATGCGCGGTTCAATGCGCTGCTCGCGGCGGTGGAGGAGGCCCTGCACAGTTAG
- a CDS encoding TetR/AcrR family transcriptional regulator gives MSASNLPVPPRRPARELLLDAAARLFYAQGVAATGIDAITAEAGVAKKSLYNNFASKAELVAAYLEARHEEWLGLYRSRLEAAKSPLERVLAIFDAYLDHASFAYEHGFRGCGLLNAAAEMPAGDAGRLAVRHHKEEVEGLLAAHAAELLPGEGERAAGLARHLSFLLEGAMARAGLEGRDDRLRDARAIAARMLEDL, from the coding sequence ATGTCTGCCTCCAACCTTCCGGTTCCGCCACGGCGTCCGGCGCGCGAGCTGCTGCTCGACGCCGCTGCCCGCCTCTTCTATGCACAGGGGGTGGCTGCCACCGGCATCGACGCCATCACAGCCGAGGCAGGAGTGGCGAAGAAGAGCCTGTACAACAACTTCGCTTCAAAGGCTGAGCTGGTTGCGGCATACCTGGAAGCGCGGCATGAGGAATGGCTCGGCCTGTACCGAAGCCGGCTGGAGGCCGCAAAAAGTCCCCTCGAGCGCGTCCTCGCCATCTTCGACGCCTACCTGGACCACGCCAGCTTCGCTTACGAACATGGTTTCCGGGGCTGCGGACTGCTCAATGCCGCCGCTGAAATGCCGGCAGGTGATGCTGGCAGGCTGGCTGTCCGGCACCATAAGGAAGAGGTGGAGGGCCTCCTGGCGGCGCATGCGGCAGAGCTGCTCCCGGGGGAAGGGGAGCGGGCCGCGGGCCTGGCCCGGCACCTGTCCTTCCTGCTCGAGGGTGCCATGGCCCGGGCCGGCCTCGAAGGCCGGGACGATCGCCTCAGGGATGCCCGGGCCATCGCTGCCCGGATGCTGGAAGACCTGTGA
- a CDS encoding DMT family transporter yields MKAEGNHANAPLWGALFVVAASILWGTTGTAATLAPSVSPLAIGAVAMGVGGLLQAVYAARPIAGQWPGLVERWRLVSLAAAAVAVYPLAFYSSMRLSGVAIGTVVSIGSAPVAAALIERFTDHKPLTRRWILGAMLGVAGAGALSFAGHSPSGAEAADSWASTAGILLGLVAGGTYALYSWAAHRLIGGGISSRAAMGTVFGLGGLLLMPVLAVTGAPLLESWTNFSVGAYMALVPMFAGYVLFGWGLARIRASTATSISLLETVVAAVLAVLVVGERLPALGWLGAAVVLLSLFILTPGPRPKGRRQAQAARPSAGGLFPSPAPAQEGVEELAGAQPQQHNSRDDGGDRLAANSRDHEHKPQQAKG; encoded by the coding sequence GTGAAGGCGGAAGGCAACCACGCGAACGCGCCGTTGTGGGGAGCCCTCTTCGTGGTGGCGGCGTCAATACTGTGGGGAACCACGGGGACGGCAGCCACGCTTGCCCCGTCGGTGAGCCCGCTCGCCATTGGAGCCGTCGCCATGGGGGTGGGCGGACTGCTTCAGGCGGTCTATGCCGCCAGGCCCATTGCCGGCCAGTGGCCCGGCCTGGTGGAGCGATGGCGGCTGGTATCCCTGGCGGCAGCAGCCGTTGCCGTCTACCCCCTCGCCTTCTACAGCTCCATGCGGTTGTCCGGGGTGGCCATCGGAACCGTGGTGTCCATCGGTTCGGCTCCGGTTGCCGCAGCGCTGATAGAACGGTTCACGGACCATAAGCCGCTCACGCGGCGATGGATCCTCGGTGCGATGCTGGGCGTGGCCGGCGCAGGGGCTCTGTCCTTTGCAGGCCACAGTCCCTCAGGGGCCGAAGCCGCCGATTCCTGGGCTTCGACGGCCGGCATACTCCTGGGGCTGGTGGCCGGCGGCACGTATGCGCTCTATTCCTGGGCAGCGCACCGGCTGATCGGCGGCGGCATCTCGTCGAGGGCCGCCATGGGAACGGTCTTCGGGCTCGGGGGATTGCTGCTGATGCCGGTGCTGGCTGTGACAGGCGCGCCGCTGCTGGAGTCATGGACCAACTTCTCCGTGGGCGCGTACATGGCCCTCGTCCCGATGTTTGCCGGGTACGTCCTGTTCGGCTGGGGACTGGCCCGTATCCGCGCAAGCACCGCAACCAGCATTTCCCTGCTGGAAACGGTTGTGGCCGCGGTCCTCGCCGTGCTGGTGGTCGGGGAACGGCTCCCGGCACTTGGCTGGCTTGGCGCCGCCGTCGTACTGCTAAGCCTGTTCATCCTGACGCCGGGACCGCGCCCCAAAGGCCGGAGGCAGGCCCAGGCGGCGCGTCCATCAGCCGGTGGGCTGTTCCCGTCGCCGGCCCCTGCCCAGGAAGGGGTTGAGGAACTGGCGGGCGCCCAGCCCCAGCAGCACAATTCCCGGGACGACGGCGGCGATCGCCTGGCTGCCAATTCCCGCGATCACGAGCACAAGCCCCAGCAGGCAAAGGGCTGA
- a CDS encoding SDR family oxidoreductase, translating into MGGPVLVVGGTGMLGGQVATELVSRGKQVRALVRPGSDASKLEVAGIGIARGDMMDPESLNRAMAGVDAVVTSAAGYTRHSKGDTPEIDTVGNSNLAEAASRAGVRRLVLTSILTCDQSTGVPHFWHKKLMEDRLEQLGVPFVALRPGAFLDQVTRFGGDPVAKHKVMWCGSPGIPLTFVLTPDLAGYLADAVDAPGVDGQRIDIGWDRPIGMRDFAEIAGRMTGNSIRVRSVPMPVLRAAGFVLGPVNPMVKDLAAMIAWFQSGRYVADPTRQREVFGAPPTAEDAIRRLIGILGHPVKA; encoded by the coding sequence ATGGGCGGACCCGTACTGGTGGTTGGCGGCACCGGCATGCTGGGCGGCCAGGTGGCCACCGAACTCGTGAGCCGCGGGAAACAGGTGCGGGCCCTGGTGCGGCCCGGGTCCGATGCCTCGAAGCTTGAGGTTGCAGGCATCGGGATAGCCCGCGGGGACATGATGGATCCCGAATCGCTCAACCGGGCCATGGCCGGAGTGGATGCCGTGGTCACTTCCGCCGCGGGGTACACGAGGCACAGCAAGGGCGACACACCTGAGATCGACACTGTTGGCAACTCCAACCTGGCGGAGGCGGCAAGCCGCGCCGGTGTCCGGCGGTTAGTGCTCACCAGCATCCTCACCTGTGACCAGAGCACCGGGGTCCCCCACTTTTGGCACAAAAAGCTGATGGAGGACCGGCTCGAGCAGCTTGGCGTGCCGTTCGTGGCGCTGCGGCCAGGTGCGTTCCTGGACCAGGTCACCCGGTTTGGCGGTGATCCAGTGGCCAAGCACAAGGTCATGTGGTGCGGTTCTCCCGGGATCCCGCTGACTTTCGTGCTGACTCCGGATCTGGCTGGTTACCTTGCCGATGCGGTGGACGCGCCCGGAGTGGACGGGCAGCGGATCGACATCGGGTGGGACCGGCCCATCGGCATGCGGGACTTCGCGGAGATTGCCGGCCGGATGACCGGCAATAGCATCCGGGTCCGCTCCGTACCCATGCCCGTCCTGCGCGCTGCAGGTTTCGTTCTGGGCCCGGTCAACCCGATGGTCAAGGACCTGGCGGCCATGATCGCCTGGTTCCAGAGCGGCCGCTACGTGGCTGACCCCACGCGGCAGCGGGAAGTCTTCGGCGCCCCGCCCACCGCCGAAGACGCTATCCGGCGGCTCATCGGCATCCTCGGCCATCCGGTCAAAGCCTGA
- a CDS encoding LacI family DNA-binding transcriptional regulator, with product MRHVAALAGVGIKTVSRVMNDEPGVSEATRRRVLGASQQLNYQLDMAAGSLRRAGRQTLSIGLLLPSVANPFSSEIHRALEDAVTARGIAVFAASLDDDPDREKTLVAAFLGRRVDGLVLTPIARSQAYAIPEHSRDLPMVFIDREPVGIDADAVVTDNAVGASRAAAHLLAHGHNKLAYLGDRTDIQTARERRRGFIEELGRAGISTATVPVREGLHNEESARQAALELLRGENPPSAIFSSQNLVTVGVMRALKELGLSRQVALVGFDDFTLADMMEPGITVIAQHPERIGKLAAERLLARIDGDDRPPETYIVPSELIERGSGEIPPAS from the coding sequence ATGCGGCACGTGGCGGCGCTGGCCGGGGTGGGAATCAAAACCGTTTCCCGGGTGATGAACGATGAGCCCGGAGTTTCCGAGGCCACCAGGCGGCGGGTCCTCGGGGCGTCGCAGCAGTTGAATTACCAGCTGGACATGGCCGCCGGGAGCCTGCGCCGGGCCGGGCGGCAGACCCTCTCCATCGGGCTGCTGCTGCCGAGCGTTGCCAACCCGTTCAGCAGCGAGATCCATCGCGCATTGGAGGATGCTGTGACGGCGCGCGGTATCGCCGTGTTCGCGGCCAGCCTGGATGATGACCCGGACCGCGAGAAGACGCTGGTGGCGGCATTCCTGGGGCGGCGGGTGGACGGATTGGTGCTGACCCCCATTGCCAGGAGCCAGGCGTATGCCATTCCTGAACATTCCCGCGACCTGCCGATGGTGTTCATCGACCGTGAGCCGGTGGGTATCGACGCTGACGCGGTGGTGACGGACAACGCCGTCGGCGCCTCGCGCGCCGCCGCGCACCTGCTGGCACACGGCCACAACAAACTGGCCTATCTCGGTGACCGGACGGATATCCAGACGGCGCGTGAACGGCGTCGTGGTTTCATCGAGGAGCTGGGCCGCGCGGGGATTTCCACCGCCACCGTTCCCGTCCGGGAGGGCCTCCACAACGAAGAATCAGCCCGGCAGGCGGCCCTGGAGCTGCTCCGGGGGGAGAACCCGCCCAGTGCCATTTTCTCCAGCCAGAACCTCGTCACCGTCGGGGTGATGCGGGCGCTGAAGGAGCTGGGGCTCAGCCGGCAGGTGGCATTGGTGGGGTTCGATGACTTCACGCTGGCGGACATGATGGAGCCCGGCATCACCGTCATCGCCCAGCACCCGGAGCGGATCGGAAAGCTGGCCGCGGAACGCCTGCTGGCCAGGATCGACGGCGACGACCGCCCGCCCGAAACGTACATTGTCCCCTCCGAGCTCATTGAGCGCGGGTCCGGGGAGATTCCGCCCGCTTCCTGA
- a CDS encoding GH32 C-terminal domain-containing protein yields the protein MKSPAQKLNRACAALTLAGLALAAALAGAGPAQAMQPGETTFGEEQYRPAFHYTPQQNWMNDPNGMVFHNGVYHLYYQHNPSGNTWGNMSWGHATSTDLTHWKEQPLAIATDDQQDIFSGSVVVDRNNTSGFGTAENPPLVAVFTSAYKDASPYRGLQAQSLAYSLDDGQTWTKYSANPVLNRNSANFRDPKVFWYEAPGGGGYWVMAAVEAPDHKVLLYKSANLKDWDLLSEFGPANATGGLWECPDLFPLAVDGDPANTKWVMVVNINPGGVAGGSAGQYFVGDFDGTTFTSESNKAGDALPAGTPLAGFNDGTYNGWTVSNEAGNWKNGPFGDAPATGTLPGQNTVTGFAGPGLVNSFNDGDWPVGSLASPEFTVTSDYLNFLVGGGQHPRVSDKLDNTPPPGELLFNGFEVPDGTTLADAGWTGTGDLAPVFQPATAGSDFHIGAKRINTFETGGAPGDDRQGTLTSPPFAISHNYISLLVGGGSRTAASGQILEAQLLVDGQVVRSLAGDDAGQLNWKGWDVSEFAGQPAQLRIVDQAAGGWGHLTLDHVMLTDQPAVPRSDETTVNLVVDGQVVRTASGANSEVLDWASWNVSEFKGRSASIRIVDNNRFGWGHILADEFVASPMPATPRLETYDWLDYGRDYYASVSFANMPADKRIMLGWMNNWDYANSVPTSPWRSAMSLPREVGLAQTADGPRLVQKAVNQVDALAGKPSYQEKGARNIAPGTAALPSVAAGQVQRIDVTFAPGTAAKAGISVLGNGTTSTVIGYDAAAGELYVDRSNSGNTAFHPLFSSVDSAPVAPDASGNITLRIYVDRSSVEVFAQNGLRTITDQVFPAEGAGEVALFADGGTAVLKSITVTALNQSMFTTQSKPVKGRK from the coding sequence ATGAAATCCCCTGCACAAAAACTGAACCGGGCGTGCGCAGCGCTCACCCTGGCCGGTCTCGCCCTGGCGGCGGCACTGGCAGGAGCGGGACCAGCCCAGGCCATGCAGCCGGGTGAAACCACGTTCGGAGAAGAACAGTACCGGCCGGCGTTCCACTACACGCCGCAGCAGAACTGGATGAACGATCCGAACGGGATGGTCTTCCACAACGGCGTGTACCACCTCTACTACCAGCACAATCCGTCGGGCAACACGTGGGGCAACATGTCCTGGGGCCATGCCACCTCCACCGACCTCACCCATTGGAAGGAGCAGCCCCTGGCCATCGCCACCGATGACCAGCAGGATATCTTCTCCGGCAGCGTGGTGGTGGACCGGAACAACACCTCAGGCTTCGGAACTGCGGAGAACCCGCCGTTGGTAGCGGTTTTCACCAGCGCCTACAAGGACGCCTCGCCGTACCGGGGCCTGCAGGCACAGTCGCTTGCATACAGCCTGGACGACGGCCAGACCTGGACCAAGTACAGCGCCAACCCCGTCCTGAACCGGAACTCGGCCAACTTCCGTGACCCCAAGGTCTTCTGGTACGAGGCCCCGGGGGGTGGCGGGTACTGGGTGATGGCAGCCGTCGAGGCTCCGGACCACAAGGTCCTGCTCTACAAATCGGCAAACCTCAAGGACTGGGACCTGCTCAGCGAGTTCGGCCCGGCCAACGCCACCGGCGGCCTGTGGGAGTGCCCGGACCTGTTTCCCCTGGCCGTGGATGGCGATCCGGCCAACACCAAGTGGGTGATGGTGGTGAACATTAACCCGGGCGGCGTGGCCGGAGGGTCTGCGGGCCAGTACTTCGTGGGCGACTTTGACGGCACCACCTTCACGTCGGAATCCAACAAGGCCGGCGATGCCCTCCCCGCGGGAACACCACTGGCGGGCTTTAATGACGGCACCTACAACGGCTGGACGGTCAGCAACGAGGCGGGCAACTGGAAGAACGGCCCGTTTGGCGATGCTCCCGCCACCGGCACATTGCCCGGCCAGAACACCGTGACCGGGTTCGCCGGCCCGGGGCTGGTCAATTCGTTCAACGACGGCGACTGGCCGGTCGGGTCCCTGGCCTCGCCGGAGTTCACGGTCACCAGCGACTACCTCAACTTCCTGGTGGGTGGCGGCCAGCACCCGCGCGTTTCGGACAAGCTGGACAACACCCCCCCGCCCGGCGAGCTGTTGTTCAACGGCTTTGAAGTCCCGGACGGAACCACACTGGCCGACGCCGGCTGGACAGGAACCGGCGACCTGGCACCGGTGTTCCAGCCGGCCACCGCGGGCAGCGACTTCCATATCGGCGCAAAGAGAATCAACACGTTCGAAACGGGCGGCGCTCCCGGCGACGACCGGCAGGGAACCCTGACGTCGCCACCGTTCGCCATCAGCCACAATTACATCAGCTTGCTGGTGGGCGGCGGTTCCCGGACCGCGGCATCGGGCCAGATCCTCGAAGCCCAACTGTTGGTTGACGGCCAGGTGGTCCGCAGCCTTGCCGGAGACGATGCCGGGCAGCTCAACTGGAAAGGGTGGGACGTGTCCGAATTCGCCGGACAGCCTGCCCAACTGCGGATTGTGGACCAGGCCGCTGGCGGCTGGGGGCACCTGACGCTGGACCACGTCATGCTGACGGACCAGCCCGCAGTTCCCCGTTCCGACGAAACCACGGTGAACCTGGTGGTGGACGGGCAGGTGGTCCGCACCGCCTCCGGCGCCAACAGCGAGGTGCTGGACTGGGCGTCCTGGAACGTCTCCGAGTTCAAGGGCCGGTCCGCGAGCATCCGGATTGTGGACAACAACCGCTTCGGCTGGGGCCACATCCTGGCCGACGAGTTCGTCGCATCCCCGATGCCGGCCACACCGCGCCTGGAGACGTACGACTGGCTGGACTACGGCCGGGATTACTACGCGTCGGTGTCCTTCGCCAACATGCCGGCGGACAAGCGGATCATGCTGGGCTGGATGAACAACTGGGACTACGCCAACAGCGTTCCCACCTCGCCGTGGCGCAGTGCCATGTCCCTGCCGCGTGAGGTGGGACTGGCGCAGACGGCCGACGGGCCCCGGCTGGTGCAGAAGGCCGTGAACCAGGTGGATGCCCTGGCCGGCAAGCCCTCCTACCAGGAAAAGGGCGCCCGCAACATAGCACCGGGCACTGCCGCGTTACCCTCGGTGGCGGCAGGCCAGGTTCAACGGATTGATGTGACGTTTGCACCGGGAACAGCAGCCAAGGCAGGCATCAGCGTCCTCGGGAACGGAACCACTTCCACCGTGATCGGCTATGACGCCGCAGCCGGTGAACTGTACGTGGACCGCAGCAACTCGGGGAACACCGCATTCCATCCGCTGTTCAGCTCGGTGGATTCTGCCCCCGTAGCGCCTGACGCCAGCGGCAACATCACGTTGCGGATCTACGTGGACAGGTCCTCCGTGGAGGTCTTCGCGCAGAACGGCCTCCGCACCATCACGGACCAGGTGTTCCCGGCAGAGGGCGCCGGCGAGGTGGCACTGTTTGCCGACGGCGGCACCGCCGTCCTGAAATCCATCACCGTCACGGCGCTAAACCAGTCAATGTTCACCACCCAGTCCAAGCCGGTGAAGGGCCGCAAGTAG
- a CDS encoding putative quinol monooxygenase: MTRTLYAEFTVKPGSEGRVAEMMRELTEHVRREPGNQLFLPYTRERNPREYFVFEV; the protein is encoded by the coding sequence ATGACCAGGACGCTCTACGCCGAATTCACCGTCAAGCCCGGCAGCGAAGGCCGGGTTGCCGAGATGATGCGCGAGCTTACCGAGCATGTCCGCCGCGAACCCGGCAACCAGCTCTTCCTGCCCTACACCCGCGAGCGCAATCCTCGCGAGTACTTCGTTTTCGAGGTCTAG